The following proteins are co-located in the Macadamia integrifolia chloroplast, complete genome genome:
- the rpl23 gene encoding ribosomal protein L23, which produces MDGIKYAVFTDKGIRLLGNNQYTSNVESGSTRTEIKHWVELFFGVKVIAMNSHRLPVKGRRMGPIMGHTMHYRRMIITLQPGYSIPPLRKKRT; this is translated from the coding sequence ATGGATGGAATCAAATATGCAGTATTTACAGACAAAGGTATTCGGTTATTGGGGAACAATCAATATACTTCTAATGTCGAATCAGGATCAACTAGGACAGAAATAAAGCATTGGGTCGAACTCTTCTTTGGTGTCAAGGTAATAGCTATGAATAGTCATCGACTCCCGGTAAAGGGTAGAAGAATGGGACCTATTATGGGACATACAATGCATTACAGACGTATGATCATTACGCTTCAACCGGGTTATTCTATTCCACCTCTTAGAAAGAAAAGAACTTAA